Part of the Acidobacteriota bacterium genome is shown below.
GACCATTTGATGTCGGCCAACGCTTACGACCTCGTCGTGCTGGATCGGAAGATACCCCCGCCGAACGGCCTCGAGTTGCTGCGGATCTGGCGTGAAGCCGGACTCTCCACCCCCGTGCTCCTGCTGACTGCCGACGGCGAGGTGCACGATCGGGTCGAAGGGCTCGATCTTGGCGCCGACGACTTCCTGGGCAAGCCGTTTGCTTTCGCCGAGCTTCACGCCCGGGTGCGGAGCCTGCTGCGCCGCCGCGACAAGCCGGTGGCCGGCAGACTCACGGCGGATGACGTCGTCCTGGACCGCGGCGCGCACCAGGTC
Proteins encoded:
- a CDS encoding response regulator transcription factor → MRILIVEDDNELAEALVESFTDESYAVDLARTGERADHLMSANAYDLVVLDRKIPPPNGLELLRIWREAGLSTPVLLLTADGEVHDRVEGLDLGADDFLGKPFAFAELHARVRSLLRRRDKPVAGRLTADDVVLDRGAHQVTVGGEPVHFSPKEFALLEYLLLRKNQVVTRAELAEHVWDQR